The stretch of DNA GTTGGCGTTCCAGGTCAGCGGGAAGGGACTGCCCGATCCCGCCGCCACCCAATGCGCCCCGCGATCATCGCTGCGATAGACCCGGCCCTTGATCGCCATATAGATGCGGTCGGGCTTCGAGGGCGCCACGGCGATCTCATAGACCCCCGCCGCCAGCCCGCCCTGCACGCGGTCGCCCGCGGGCATGGCATCGGCGTTGACCAGTTGGACCCAGCGATTGCCCTCCGGCGACCAGATATAGGCGCCATAGACATCGGTGCGCGCCACCAGCGTGTTGCCGCCCGCATCCTGCGACAGGCCGGTGATGAAACCGCCGCCGCCCACCGCTACATGGCTCCACTGATAGGTTTCGCCTGCCACCGGCCCACCAGCATTCGACAGGGGGCTTGGCGGCGCGTGACGCGCATGGACCTGCTCGGTGTTGTAGAACAGCGTCCCGGCCCCGGCGATTTCCAAGACAAGCAGGCCCAGCAAAATCCACGGCCGACGACGGCTGCGCGGTTTGACGAATTGGGCATAACTTATATCGCGGCGGCTGGATGTCGGCATAATATTCCTGACATTGAGGCAGCTTGATGGAACAATCATGACATCGGCCTGGCCGACGTCAGTCGTGCGTCTTGGTCGCGAGGTGGTAAGCCGCGCGTGGATTGGTCACCAGATAACGCACCCCCAGCCGCAAGGGCTCCCGAGCGGCGCGATAGAGCCATTCCAGCCCCGTCGCCTGCATCCACTCGGGCGCACGCGACACGCCCCCCCCGTAATAATCGAAAAGCCCTCCACAGGTCCGCACCCAGGCCACCCCCGCCAGATGCTCACGCGCCTTCACCGCAAAATGCTCCTGCCGCGGGGTGCCTGTGCCCACCCACAGCACATCGGCGCCCGAACGGCGCACCGCCGCGCAGATCGCGGGAATATCGCCATCCGAGAAATAGCCGTGGCGCACCCCCACCACCTGCAGATCGGGATAGCGGCTGCGCATGTTTTCCGCGGCCCGCGCCGCCACGCCCTGCCGGGCGCCCAGAAAATAGAAGCGGATGCCCTCGCGCGCCGCCATCTGTGAGGCGTCGAGCACGAAGTCGGTGGTCGCCGTGCGCTCCACCAGCGGATCGCGGCAGAACAGGCGGCTGGCAAAGACCAGCGGCATGCCGTCGGCATCGACGATATCGGCCCGGTCGATGGCGCTGCGCAGAAACGGATCGGAATGATAGACCGCCACCACACTGCCATTGGCCGAGGTGACAAAACGCGGAAAAGGCAGTTCCCCGGCCCGCGCCGCGCGAACATCGGCAAGCATGATGGCGCAGAGATCGCCGCGCGTCGCCCTGGTCACGGGCAGGCCGCCGATGGTCAATGTGGGCGCCTTCATATCTGCTCCCCGGACATGCAACGCGCTCACCCCACAGCCCGCACTCAAACACCCATGCGGCCAGCCCGCATGCGCAACATGCACAAGCGGTAAAGAAATCATAGCGATATAATAGGGGCTTGCCAAGCAGCGGCCCCTCAGCTCATCGTAGATTGAGCAGGTGCAGCATGAAAAACGCCCGAACCGTCACGGCGCCGGAGCCGGCGCGGCAGCAGGCGTCGGCGCGGAAACAGGGGCCTCCCACGGCCCTTCCCAACGCCGCGCGGTGACGATCTTCACCGGCACGCTGAGCATCTGCCCCTTCATCACCCCATCGCCCTTGTTGGGGTCGAGCGGCGCATCGAAAATGCGGCGCACCACATCCATCCCCTTCACCACATGGCCGAAAGCCGCATAGCCCTGCCGGTCATCCTCGCTCTCGGCCTTGGGGTTGGCGTCCAGCCCGTCCATATCCGACAGCAGGATCGAGAAATCCCCCGTCGCCGTGCCCGGCGCATAGCGCGCCATGCTGATCGCCCCTGCCTTGTGATGCACACCCGTCACCGTGGTCGGCTCATGCGCGATGGGCGGCAGCAAGCGGCGGGGATCGCCCTGCGTGCCCGCCTGAATAAGACCGCTGGGCGGATCGCCCCAGGGCAGATGCATCGCGCGGTAAAACAAGATGCCGTCCAGCCGCTTGCTCTGGGCATAGCGCAGGAAATTGAGCGTGGTGATCGGCGCATGCTTGCCGTCCAGCTCCAGCACGATCTCGCCCTCGGTGGTGGTGAGGACCACATGCTCTGTGTCCTGAAGCTGGATTGCCGGGGGCGGGGCGTATTTGGGCTGGGCTGCTGCCGGGGCGGCTGCGTGCCTCACGGGGGCTGCCGTGAGCGGGGTGGTCAGGAGCAGGGTGAGAAGGGCGATTCGTTTCAGCATTCAGGGAAGATAGTAAGAGAAAGATGCGAGGGCCATCGCCCTCGCCCTCCCTTTACTGTCAACCTCAGCGCTTCGGGTTCAGCCTTGCGCTCAGCTTGCCGCGCCGCAGGCTTTAGAAATGCCAGCGCAGCCTATCGATCATGGGACCACTGCCTGCGGCGCTTTATGTGATGCAGGTGGAGAGCCAAGGCGCACCATTTCGGCACCCCCGCCCTATCGCCGGAAGACGTCATAGGAGCGCGAGGGCCCGGAGCATTCCTCTTGAGGAATGCGACCAACAAAGACTCCCCCCTCGCATCTTCCTTTTCACCCCTTCAACAATCCCCACGCCACCAGATCCGCCTCCAGAGCCTCCGAACCGCCGACGAAATGATGCGTATGCCACCCCAACCGCTGCGCCGTGGCGATGTTGGCGGCGTTGTCATCCACGAACAGCATCTCCTCCGGCGCATGGCCGAAGCGCGCTGCCGCGTGATGGAAGATCTCGTCGTCAGGCTTCACCATCTTCTCCACGCCGGAGACGACGATATCGCGCATATGGCCGAGCTGCGGCAGGGTCGGGCGGAACAGTTCGAAGGCCTCATCGCCGAAATTGGTGATCGCGTAGAGCGGCACGCCGCCAGCCGCCAGCCGGTCGACCAGCGCGGGGGTGCCGGGAATCGGGCCGGGGATGCTTTCGATCCAGCGGTCGGCATAGGCCTCGATCAGCGTGGCTTCGGCGGGGTAGAGCGCGCTGCGCTCGGCGACCATCTGGGCGAAGGGCTTGCCGGCGTCGTGTTCGAAATGCCAGTCCTTGGTCACGACGTGGGTCAGGAACCAGTCGAGCTTCTCGGGATCCTCGATCAGCTTTTCGTAGATCAGACGCAGATCCCAGTCGATCAGCACATGGCCGATGTCGAACACCACCACATGGGGCTGGGTGGCGGGGGCTTGCTGAGTCATGGAATCGCCTTGCTGTGTTGGGGAGGAAGAGAGGACAGCCCAAACGCCGCCAGCCCGCTGTCACCCTGGTAGGGCAACAGCGGGCTGGTGAAGCGCATCAGACGGCAAAGGCAGGCATGGCGCCTGCCTGTCGCGTTCAGCCCTGGCGGGCCTTGAAGCGACGCTGCGTCTTGTTGATGACATAGGTGCGGCCGCGACGACGGATCACGCGGTTATCGCGATGACGGTCCTTCAACGACTTCAGGCTGTTGCGAATCTTCATGGGTCGTCTCTTTGTCGTGGGGCGACCAGTCTTGCTGATTCTGTCCGCCGGAAATTGAAGCCGGGCCGATAAGGGGCGCGGCGGGGGAAGTCAAGGCCGGTCAGGCAATTCGCCGGCCCTGCATGGCGTCATCCTTCACGAATCTCGCCCAAACGGCGCTCCCACGCCAGGGCATGGGCGACAATAAGATCCAGATCGGCATAGCGCGGCACCCATGGCAGGGTGGCCTTGATGCGGCTGTTGTCGGAGATCAGCGAATCGGGGTCGCCCGCGCGGCGGCCCTCCAGCACGCGGCTGATCTTGATGTTGGTGGCCCGGTCCACCGCGTCCAGCACATCGAGCACCGAGAAGCCCGTGCCATAGCCGCAGTTCATCGTCAGCGATTGGCCGGGTGCCTCGGTCAGGGCCTCCAGCGCCAGCACATGGGCGGCGGCCAGATCGCTGACATGGATATAGTCGCGCACACCGGTGCCATCGGGCGTATCGAAATCGGTGCCGAAGACGCTGACGCTCTCCCGCTTGCCCAGCGCGGCTTCCACCGCCACCTTGATCAGATGCGTGGCGCCCGCCGTGCTCTGCCCGGTGCGCGCCTGCGGATCGGCGCCCGCCACGTTGAAGTAACGCAGCGCGCAATAATTGACGGGATGCGCCGCGGCCACGTCCTTGAGCATGATCTCGGTCATCAGCTTGGACATGCCATAGGGATTGATCGGCTGCTTGGGGCTGTCCTCGGTCACCGGCGAGACCTCGGGGATGCCATAGGTCGCGGCGGTGGAGCTGAAGATGAAATGCTTCACCCCGCCTTTCACCGCCGCCTCGATCAGGGCGCGGCTGTTGGCGGTGTTGTTGTGATAGTACTTCAGCGGGTTCTCGACCGATTCGGGCACCACCACCGATCCGGCGAAATGCATGATCGCCTGAATGCCGCGCTCGGCGAAAATCCGCGCGAGCAGATCGCCATCCGCGATATCGCCCTGATAGAGCGGCACACCCTTGGGCACGGCAAAGGCAAAACCGGTGACCAGATTGTCGATCACCGCCACATCCCAACCGGCATCCTTCAGCGCCAGCACGGCATGGCTGCCGATATAGCCCGCCCCGCCCGTCACCAGCACCGGAACTTTCTTGCTCATACGCATCCCTTCGCCTGCCCAGTTGTCATCTTCATAAACCGACCAGCCGCCCGGTCCAGCGCTTATGCCGCGCTGCGGCATGTTCTGCATCCACGCCGGTTCATTCTGCAGAAAGCCCCGGCGGCCTAGCGCTGGAAGCGCGCCTGAGCCATGCTCCACATGCCCTCGCGCCCCACGGAGTTTCCCATGCCCTTGTCCAACCGAACCCCTTCCCGCCTGATGCTCGGCATTGGCGGCGCGCTGCTGCTGTTTTCGGCTGGATCGGCCAGTGCCCAGCCCGGCTGGGGCGGTTATGGCGGCGGCTGGGGTGGCTATGGCGGTGGTTTCGGCGGTTACGGCGGCGGCTTCGGGCGCAGCTATGCCTCCGCCTCTCCCCGCGACGATCGCGAGGGCAAGCTCGACGCCGAGGGCTTCCCAGCCCCCGATGCCGGGGACCTGCTGGGCAACGGCCATGTGACGGTCGCCTCCATGGCAGGCTCGATGGGCGAGGGCCGCGAGGAAGCCACCTTCGAGGCCGCCGTCATCGATCAGCTCGCCAAATCGGGCTATGACACGGTGACGCGCGATCCCAATGGCGGCCAGATCACCGAGATCGGCATCATCCATGACGAACTCGTCCCCGCCGAGCAGAAGCACAGCCCCATCTCGGGCGAAGTGGCGGCGGGCGTCTCCAATTACGGCTCGGCCTTTGGCGTGGCGCTCAATTACGATGCTAGCAAGCCGCGCGGCGCGCTGATCGAGACGCGGCTGGACCTGCGCATCCGCGACCGCGCCACCGGCAAGCCCCTGTTCGAGGGCCGTGCCCGCATCGCCACCCGCGAAGGCGATTCGCGCTGGACCGATGAAAAGATCGCCAACCGCCTGGCCGCCGCGATCTTCGCCAAATTCCCGCAAGTGCCGCATCGCGCCCCTTCAGCTCCGGCACCCGCGCCTGTGGCAGATCCCTCGCCCGCGCCTTCGGCACCATCCACCCTCGCGGTGGGATGACCCCCTTCACAGCCGGTCGGGCGCGATCTATCGAGAGTGCCATGACCCAGCCCATTCAGATCGACTCCCATTTCGACTCCGGCAACATCGAGCTGCTCGGTCGTGATGGTGACACGCTCACCCTCGCCATCCGCCACGATGAGGACAGCGAGTTCTTCCAATGGTTTCACTTCCGCGCCAGCGGCATCGCCGGGCGCACCGTCACCCTGCGCATCCGCGGGCTGGAAACCAGCGCCTATCCCGGCGGCTGGCCGCATTACCGCGCCTGCGTCTCGACCGACCGCCGCCTGTGGACCCGCGCCGACACCAGCTATGACGCCACCGAAGACGGCGGCACACTGACCATCACCTACAAGAGCGACAGCAACATCGCCTGGTTTGCCTATTTCACCCCCTATTCGATGGAGCGGCACCACGATCTGATCGCCGAAATGGCCAGCCAGCCGGGCGTGAGCTATCGCTGCCTGGGCAGCAGCCTCGACGGCCAGCCGATCGACTGCCTCGAACTGGGCGAGGGCCCGCTCGAAGTCTGGCTCTATGCCCGCCAGCACCCCGGCGAGAGCATGGCCGAATGGTGGATGGAAGGCGCGCTCGAAGCGCTGGTCGATCCCGCCAATCCGCATGGCCGCCTGCTGCGCCAGCGCTGCCGCTTCCATATCGTGCCCAACGCCAACCCCGACGGCTCGGTGCGCGGCCATCTGCGCACCAATGCGGTGGGCGTGAACCTCAACCGCGAATGGCACGAGCCCTCGGCCGAACGCAGCCCCGAGGTTCTGGCGATCCGCAACGCCATGGACGAGACCGGCGTGGATTTCGCCATGGATGTCCATGGCGACGAGGCCATCGCCGCCGTCTTTATGGCGGGCTTCGACGGCATCCCCGCGCTCAAGCCGGGGCAGCAGGCGGGCTATGACCGCTATATCGAGCTGCTCGACCGCCGCACGCCCGATTTCCAGACGCGGCTGGGCTATCCCAAGGCGCCTGCGGGCAAGGCCAACCTCACCATGTCCACCAACCAGCTCGCGCAGCGCTATGGCGCGGTGTCGATGACGCTGGAAATGCCCTTCAAGGAGCATGACCCCCTGCCCGATATGCTGCAGGGCTGGAGCGCGGAACGCTCGATGCGGCTGGGCGAGGAATGCATCGCCGCTCTGGCCGAGTGGGTGCATAACGTTCCGGCTTCGGCCTGACAGGGGTTTTAAGAAGGACGTGAAGATGCGAGGGCCATCGCCCTCGCGCTCCCGTTAATGTCTGCGTTGCGCCAAGGGTTCGACCTTGCGCCCAGTTTGCCGCGCCGCAGGCAGGGAATTTGATGCCTGCGGCGCCTTAGGCTGCGCAGGTGGAGAGTTCCGGCACAAGGATCGGGCGCCGCTGCCCTCTCGCCGGAAGACGTTATGGGAGCGCGAGGGGGTAACCCCCTCGCACTTTATTCCCTTAACAATCTTGCGAAAAACCGGAAAGGTTCAGGCGACGCGCGAACGCCGCCTGAACCCCTCAGGCGTAGGTTGTCACGGTCCCACCGAGTGCGGCGGCTGCCGGGCTGGCGGCAACAGCGCTGGCCACCGATGTGGTGGTTGCGGCGGTGCTGCTGGCCAGTTCGGCGAGCTGGGCTTCGGCGATGGGCTTCCCGTCCTGCGACAGGTTGATGGCAGTGGCACCTTGCTGGCGAACCGCCACCAGATCCACCCGCACCGCGGCGACCGAGGAGGATTGATAATTGACCGGTCCGTCAGCAGTGACGGCATTGACGGCGTAGCTCATGCAAGACTCCTTTCGCAGGAGGTCAGAACGGCGCAAAAACGGCGGAATTAAGCCGTTTCAGACCTAGGCAGGAAGCGTAACCAAGCCTGGATGGCCAGGGCAGGTAACTCTACGGAGCATCCTTGTGCGTGGCCTTCGTCACAATTTCATTCATGCGGGTTGCGGCGGTCACCGCGGCGGGGCCGTGATAGAGCCCCTTGAGATAGGCCCGGTCATAGGATGTCAGCTCGGTGATCTGTGGGGATCCGTCGAAAAGCCCCAGAATCGTGGGCTCGGCCCCCGCCACCGCGGGCGTGCCCCGGATGTCGGCCAGTGAGCGCAGCGCGGCATAATCGGCGAGCTGGCGCAGGGTCTTGCCCATGGTGGCGGCGCTTTCGATCCCGACAAGCACGGTGACGATATCCTGCCGGGTGGGCGGATTGATGATCGAGGCATCGTCGACGATCATCATCGGCCTGTCGCCCAGATCGCCCATCTTGCCCGGATGCATATAGCGGCCATCGCGGCTGCGTATTTCGGTGACGGTCACCACATAGGCCGGGCCGGGGCCCTGTGCCGCCTGATCGAGAGCCTTGTCCTCAAGGCCAAGGCTGCTCGCCGTGTGGCCTTCCTTGGCCAGCCGCTGGAGTTCGGCCTGCACATGGTCCGCCAGCACGACGACGATGTTGGGGCGGCAGCCGGGCTTGCCGACCTCCACCCCGGCGTCGCGGGCATCCTGCATCATGCGCTCGGCCATGATCCGGTCATAGGGGGCATAGACCCCGCCGACCTCGAAACAGACCTTGCCGTCGAAGCGGGCCAATTGCCGGTCATGCGGCCGGGATATGGCGCTGGTCATCCGCTTGATGATGGCCTTGCGCTGGGGGTTGCCGGTGACGACGATGCTGTCGGGGGCCGTGGCGGACTGGCGCTTGCCGTCAGGCCGCGCATCGGACGCCTGAGTGTCCACGGCAGGCTGAGCGCCCGCAACTGTCGCGGCCAGCAAGCCCATGCCCCCGACCATGCCCGCAAGAAAACGCCCCATAGGCCCACCCCATATGCTTGCCTGCCAAGGGATTGAGCGTGAATCGCGGCATGGTCAAGCTACCCGATCGGGGTGCGGAATCACCCCAGATTGGCAGGCCCGAAGGCATGGGGCAGCAGGGCTGACAGGCGCATCTCCACCACGCTGTCAGCGCCAAGGCTCCACACCACCGGGTCGGTGCCGCCAAGCTGGGCGATCTCGTTGAGCACCTGGCGGCAGCGGCCGCAGGGCGTGACAGGGGCCGCGCCGGGGCTGGCCGCGCCATCTTCGCCCGGCGCGCCGCCGATCACCGCTACGGCCATCAGACCGCCGCGCACGCCATCGGCCATGGCTTTGGACACCGCCACCGTCTCGGCGCAGAGCGCGAGGCCATAGGAGGCATTCTCGACATTGGCGCCAGTGACGACGCTGCCGTCGGCAAAGGCCAGCGCCGCGCCGACATGAAACTTCGAATAGGGCGCATAGGCCTTGGCCGAGGCATCGCGCGCGGCGGCGATCAGCGTCGCCTGATCGACCGTGAGGGGAACATGCTTCATCTTCGTCATTCCTATTGCTGAACCACCACCCAGCGCAGGGGTGCGTCACCGGCATTGTTGGCCAGTGCGTGATTGGCCGTCCAGATCGCCCAGGGGCGCCCCACATCGGGGGCAAAACGGTCACCCTCGACCCACAGATTGCGGTCGAGCCCGCGCGCGACATGATAGCGCGCCTCGAAGGCCGAGCCGATCTTGAGGATCGCGGGCTTGCCGGTGTGAGTCTCGATCTGGTTGATGAAGGTCATCAGTTCGCTGACCACTGCGGCATCGCTGACCTTGACCGGGCAATTGTCGGCCACATCGTCCAGCGCCACGGCGGGGGGCAGCATTTTCGCATCGCGCGGCACCACGGTGACGAAATTGGCGGCCTGCTTGTCGGCGGGCTGGCAGGGGTCATAGCGGTGCACCGCCCCCACCTGCAGCCCGGCGGCGCGGGCACCATCCAGATTATGCACCACATTGGGGTCGCGGGCAAAGGCGCTGGCCGAGGCATCGACATAGGCGAAATCGGCACCGATGGCCTTCACCGCCGTCCAGTCGATGTCGCCGTCGCCCTGGCCGATCTCGACGCCCTGCACGCCATAGGTGGTGCGTGGCGGCATCCAGTGGCGCATCGTCCACCAGCTCCACGCGCCGCCCACCATGGCGATCAGCGCCAGCGCGCCCGCCCAGCGCCACAGCATGCGGGCACTGAACCAGCGCCCCACCCATCCTTTATGGGCGTTTTTTCCGCCGGGCTTGCGCTGGCGGGCTCTGGTGACGGTGCGGGCCATCGCTCAGCTCCGCAGATGCAACACGCAGACCAGCGTGAAGAGCCGCCGCGCCGTGGCGAAATCGGTCTCCACCTTGCCCTCCAGCCGCTCGATCAACAGGCCGGCGGCTTCGTTGTGGGTGGCGCGGCGGGCCATGTCGATGGTCTCGATCTCCTCGGCGGAGACGCGGCGCACGGCCTGGTAATAGCTTTCGCAAATGGCGAAATAATCGCGGATCGGGCGGCGCAGGCGCCCCAGCGCCAGAATGAAGGTTTCGAGCAATTGCCCGCCCTCATCCGACAGCTCCAGCGACAGGCGCCCGTCATCCACCGCCATGCGCAGGCGATAGGGGCCCTGATGCCCGGCATCCCAGGCGCGCAACGGCTTGAAGCTGTTCTCCTCGATCAGGTCGAAGATCGCGACGCGCCGTTCCTGCTCGATATCGGCGTTGCGCTTGAGGATGCTCGTCTCGTCGAGCTCGATATGGCTGATGCGCGGCTGGCCGGTGGGCTGGTCCATATATCAGCCTGTCGCAAATGCGCTGCCCCCCCGCAAGAGGCAAACGCTGCGCAATCGGAGCGATCCGCCCTGTGGGCCACGATTGCATCCCCGATATCCACAGGGGCAGGGTCTTACGCCCTTATGGACAGCAGCCATCAAGGCGCGCATGAGCCGGTGAATGCCCTCTCCAGACCTTCTTTTCCCCTTTGCCGCCAATCCTGAGTCGCAAGGCGATTCGGCAGCCCCCGGCCGCGCCATGCCCGCCAACCTCGAGGCCGAGGCGGCCTTCCTGGGCGCGGTGCTGATCGACAACCGCGTGGTCGAGGAACTCTCCACGCCTTTGGCCGCGACCCATTTCTTCGAGCCGGTGCATCAGCGCCTCTATGAGCGCATGCTGCAACTGATCGACCGCAAGGCGGTGGTGACGCCGGTCACGCTGCGCCCCTATTTCGAGACCGATGAGGCGTTGAAGGCGCTGGGCGGCACCGCCTATCTGGCGCGCCTGACCGCCGACGGGCAGGGCCTTGTCGCGCCGCGCGTGCTGGCCGAGCAGATCTATGAGCTGGCCATGCTGCGCGAGCTGGTGCGCGTGGGCCGCGAGCTGGTCGACAATGCCATCGACACCTCGCAGGAGATCGAGCCGCTGGCCCAGATCGAACGCGCCGAAGCCGCGCTCTATCAGGTGGCCGAGGGCGCAGGATCGGTGAATGAGGCGCAGAGCTTTTCGCAGGCGACGCGCACCGCGATCTTCTCGATTGAAAAGGCGTTCAATTCGGGTGGCCATGTCTCGGGCAAGACCACCGGCATGAGCAGCGTGAACGCCAAGATCGGCGGCCTTCACGATTCCGACCTTATCATTCTCGCGGGCCGTCCCGGCATGGGCAAGACCTCGCTGGTGACCAACATCGCCTTCAACACGGCGGATCGTTACCAGAACGATATGGCGATCGGCGTCGCGCCCGAGAAATCGGTGGGCGCACCGGTGGCGTTTTTCTCGCTGGAAATGAGCGCCGACCAGCTCGCCACCCGTGTGCTGGCCGAGCAATCGGGCATTTCCTCCGAAAGCCTGCGCACCGGCAAGATCAGCCGCGAGGATTTCCAGCAGCTCTCCTTCGCCAGCCAGCGTCTGGCGCAATTGCCGCTGTTTATCGATGACACCCCCGGCCTGACGATTGCCGCCCTGCGCGCACGCGCCCGCCGTTTGAAGCGGCGCCATGACATCGGCCTTGTCATCGTCGACTATCTTCAGCTTCTGTCCGGCACGGGCAAGGCGGGCGACAACCGCGTGAACGAAATCTCCGAGATCAGCCGTGGTTTGAAGCAGCTTGCGAAAGAGCTGCATGTGCCGGTGATCGCGCTCTCGCAGCTCAGCCGTGCGGTCGAGCAGCGCGAGGACAAGCGCCCCCTGCTGTCGGACCTTCGCGAATCGGGCTCGATCGAGCAGGACGCCGATATGGTGTGGTTCGTCTTCCGCGAGGATTACTACCACAAGGCCCGCGAGCCCAAGGAGCCCACCCCCACCGATCCGCCCGCCGTGCACGAACAGCATATGCAATGGGCGCAGGAAATGGAGCGCCTGAACGGCCTGGCCGAGCTGATCGTGGCCAAACAGCGCCACGGCTCGACCGGCAAGGTACGCCTGCGCTTCGAGGCGCGGATCACCAAATTCAGCGATCTGGCGCCCGAGGATATGGCCGGTTACGGGCCGGATGACGATGAGTAAGGGCTGGGCCCAAGCGAATCCTTGACTTTTGGCGCTTCGCTGCCTAGCTGCCCTATTCCCGAGAGATTCTCGCAGCCCTTTTAACGGAGTGCTCTATGGCACGCGTCACCGTCGAAGATTGCGTCGACAAGATTCCCAACCGTTTCGATCTCGTGCTGCTGGCCGCCCAGCGCGCCCGCGAAATCTCGGGCGGCGCCGAGCTGACCCTCGAGCGCGACCGCGACAAGAACCCCGTCGTCGCCCTGCGCGAAATCGCCGAAGAGAACGTCACCCCCAAGGTGCTCAAGGAAGCCCTCGTCACCTCGCTGCAGCGCGTGCTGCCCGATGACGACGATGAGGTCGATGACATCGGCTCGCTGTCGCAGCAAGCCGAAGCCCTGCGCATCACCGCTGCCGCACCGGTGCGCAACACCTCGCTGGGTGGCGATTACGACGGCTGATTTTTGGCCGATTGTGGTTGTACAAGACCCCGCCGGGCTTTGGCCTTGGCGGGGTTTTTGTTTGGTTTCCTGGCAGGTTTAGAAAAGGGAAGATGCGAGGGCCATCGCCCTCGCGCTCCCGTTAATGTCTGCGTTGCGCCCTGACTAAGCGTTCCGCACGCGCTCGTGGCGTCGCAGACTTTTAAATCGTCCGCCCAGTTTGTGATCCGTGAATTGACTTGTCTGCGGCGCCTTCATTCCCCCACGGGATGAGGAAAGCCGTCCGGCAATCCCTCTAGGCAATGCCTTCCATCCGTGTGGCATTCGAGCGCCATGTCCATCTGATCCCGAAGCTTATCGAGATCACTGCATAACACGCCCATTTCAGCCTCAAGATAGATGCCTGGCATCGGGTTCATCTTTCGGGAAGCCTTTAGAAGCTCGCCAAGTCGTGCCTGCGTGACGCTGTTGCCGTTCCAATAGACCTGGCCATTACGCCCCAAGGCCACCCTGTTCCTCAATGTTTCGAGTGGAACAACTTTGGCAGGGTCGCGCCAGTAATCCCTGGGCGGTGAGCAAGCCCGCCGCTCATCGTGATCGCATGCCCCCAAAAGCATGACTAAACTCAAGCAGCCATATGTTTTCATCAAAGCAGCATGGCAGCACAGCGAAAGGCTCGCCATACATTCTTCGGGAGTCTCATCCACGAAGAGGTGGCCCACAACGGATCGGGCGCCCCTGCCCTATCGCCGGAAGACGTCATGGGAGCGCGAGGGGGTAACCCCCTCGCATTTCCTTTCTAATCCCCTGAAACGCGAACAAAAGAAAACGCCCCGAGAAACCTCCCGGAGCGCCTTCCCTCGCTGTCCTTGAAAATCAGCTCGCCGAGATCGCCGGCGTCGGGGTCAGCCCGCCGATGCCGAAGCGCTTGCCTGCCTTGGGCACGCTCACGCCGCGCACGGGGATCGGCTTGGCCGGGCCGGTGGGCGTTTCGGGACGGTCCAGCTTGCCGGTTTCGATCAGCTCCTTCAGCTCGTCGCCGGTCA from Novosphingobium sp. encodes:
- the galE gene encoding UDP-glucose 4-epimerase GalE; the encoded protein is MSKKVPVLVTGGAGYIGSHAVLALKDAGWDVAVIDNLVTGFAFAVPKGVPLYQGDIADGDLLARIFAERGIQAIMHFAGSVVVPESVENPLKYYHNNTANSRALIEAAVKGGVKHFIFSSTAATYGIPEVSPVTEDSPKQPINPYGMSKLMTEIMLKDVAAAHPVNYCALRYFNVAGADPQARTGQSTAGATHLIKVAVEAALGKRESVSVFGTDFDTPDGTGVRDYIHVSDLAAAHVLALEALTEAPGQSLTMNCGYGTGFSVLDVLDAVDRATNIKISRVLEGRRAGDPDSLISDNSRIKATLPWVPRYADLDLIVAHALAWERRLGEIREG
- the ykgO gene encoding type B 50S ribosomal protein L36, whose product is MKIRNSLKSLKDRHRDNRVIRRRGRTYVINKTQRRFKARQG
- a CDS encoding DUF4136 domain-containing protein — translated: MPLSNRTPSRLMLGIGGALLLFSAGSASAQPGWGGYGGGWGGYGGGFGGYGGGFGRSYASASPRDDREGKLDAEGFPAPDAGDLLGNGHVTVASMAGSMGEGREEATFEAAVIDQLAKSGYDTVTRDPNGGQITEIGIIHDELVPAEQKHSPISGEVAAGVSNYGSAFGVALNYDASKPRGALIETRLDLRIRDRATGKPLFEGRARIATREGDSRWTDEKIANRLAAAIFAKFPQVPHRAPSAPAPAPVADPSPAPSAPSTLAVG
- a CDS encoding peptidylprolyl isomerase codes for the protein MRHAAAPAAAQPKYAPPPAIQLQDTEHVVLTTTEGEIVLELDGKHAPITTLNFLRYAQSKRLDGILFYRAMHLPWGDPPSGLIQAGTQGDPRRLLPPIAHEPTTVTGVHHKAGAISMARYAPGTATGDFSILLSDMDGLDANPKAESEDDRQGYAAFGHVVKGMDVVRRIFDAPLDPNKGDGVMKGQMLSVPVKIVTARRWEGPWEAPVSAPTPAAAPAPAP
- a CDS encoding HAD family phosphatase, translated to MTQQAPATQPHVVVFDIGHVLIDWDLRLIYEKLIEDPEKLDWFLTHVVTKDWHFEHDAGKPFAQMVAERSALYPAEATLIEAYADRWIESIPGPIPGTPALVDRLAAGGVPLYAITNFGDEAFELFRPTLPQLGHMRDIVVSGVEKMVKPDDEIFHHAAARFGHAPEEMLFVDDNAANIATAQRLGWHTHHFVGGSEALEADLVAWGLLKG
- a CDS encoding M14-type cytosolic carboxypeptidase, encoding MTQPIQIDSHFDSGNIELLGRDGDTLTLAIRHDEDSEFFQWFHFRASGIAGRTVTLRIRGLETSAYPGGWPHYRACVSTDRRLWTRADTSYDATEDGGTLTITYKSDSNIAWFAYFTPYSMERHHDLIAEMASQPGVSYRCLGSSLDGQPIDCLELGEGPLEVWLYARQHPGESMAEWWMEGALEALVDPANPHGRLLRQRCRFHIVPNANPDGSVRGHLRTNAVGVNLNREWHEPSAERSPEVLAIRNAMDETGVDFAMDVHGDEAIAAVFMAGFDGIPALKPGQQAGYDRYIELLDRRTPDFQTRLGYPKAPAGKANLTMSTNQLAQRYGAVSMTLEMPFKEHDPLPDMLQGWSAERSMRLGEECIAALAEWVHNVPASA
- a CDS encoding WecB/TagA/CpsF family glycosyltransferase, which translates into the protein MKAPTLTIGGLPVTRATRGDLCAIMLADVRAARAGELPFPRFVTSANGSVVAVYHSDPFLRSAIDRADIVDADGMPLVFASRLFCRDPLVERTATTDFVLDASQMAAREGIRFYFLGARQGVAARAAENMRSRYPDLQVVGVRHGYFSDGDIPAICAAVRRSGADVLWVGTGTPRQEHFAVKAREHLAGVAWVRTCGGLFDYYGGGVSRAPEWMQATGLEWLYRAAREPLRLGVRYLVTNPRAAYHLATKTHD
- a CDS encoding glycoside hydrolase family 25 protein — encoded protein: MARTVTRARQRKPGGKNAHKGWVGRWFSARMLWRWAGALALIAMVGGAWSWWTMRHWMPPRTTYGVQGVEIGQGDGDIDWTAVKAIGADFAYVDASASAFARDPNVVHNLDGARAAGLQVGAVHRYDPCQPADKQAANFVTVVPRDAKMLPPAVALDDVADNCPVKVSDAAVVSELMTFINQIETHTGKPAILKIGSAFEARYHVARGLDRNLWVEGDRFAPDVGRPWAIWTANHALANNAGDAPLRWVVVQQ
- a CDS encoding cytidine deaminase codes for the protein MTKMKHVPLTVDQATLIAAARDASAKAYAPYSKFHVGAALAFADGSVVTGANVENASYGLALCAETVAVSKAMADGVRGGLMAVAVIGGAPGEDGAASPGAAPVTPCGRCRQVLNEIAQLGGTDPVVWSLGADSVVEMRLSALLPHAFGPANLG